ttcctccatcagctcgacgcattcactcaccagcttagaacaacactcatacctgagtattgccctcagcgcgcgcttgctatctgagtagatgaagatctttttgcccttgtcccctctctccaggatcatcctggcgcaggctcttagggcagctagctcagtctggagcacggttgcgtgtgagtccagcccaacggtcctcgctattgcgggcccctctgaccagacccccgcacctgcccgtccgctcacccgtgatccgtccgtataccagagtagtccacggggcggcacccagtccgcatcctttcctgacggggtttccccccatccaagattgaccgagaactttctgcgaaagtgccatcggggtctgcaggcgtcagcaccgcgcgactgtagcccttccagctctctgtccgcgcggaggacactagcatgcccattcctagctcctttccatgtgccctgtagccgcagtcttgcggccgctcttgttgcctcttcccttataattaggtgtggaggttgcataaagagcagagcctccaacgctgagctgggggtcgttctgagggcccctgttatgcccagcatcgcaagcctgcctattttgtccaccgctttcctgtggcaggccttgttcaaggctgtccaccacactgcggctgcgtatgttagctgtggggtcataatggccgtgtagatccatttgaccatcttcggccttagaccccatgtgcttccaaacattcgcctgCATGCTCAGTATGTCATggtgaccttgctagtctgcatggcgatgtgctttttccagctgagcttctcgtcgagccaaatacctaggtatttgacctcactcgagaattccagcattgtgttataaatggagggagctttaacagcacccctccttctacgtgtgaagtgcaccatctccgttttgcctgggtttacccttaggcccttcgatgtgcaccactgctgaacatagtccagcgccttttgcatCTTGCTGTGTAGCGTGCTcgtgttcctgctagttaccagcagtgccacatcatccgcatatgcgactgtccttacccccagttcctcgagtccagtgaggaggccgtcaactacgaggagccatagcagaggagagataacccccccctgcgggcagcccctccctaccgcagcccttacctcactgtccccaagggtggagtggacaactcttgttcggagcatgacggctatccatttgatgatcgaattctcgatcccaaacgctgccgcagctttctccattgtatcaaaggcggtattgtcgaaggccccttcgatgtcgataaagacgccaagggtgtcctcccccctttccttcgcattttctattgtgcctaccaagtggtgtagcgcagtctcagtcgatctgccagcttggtaagcatgttgtgaggggcatatctgattaatcctcagtgccccctccttaatgtgcctatcgaccagcctttccagcgtcttcagtaagaaggagctcaggctgatcggtctgtaggctttcgcgttgtcgtagctgcatttacccggtttggggataaagacaaccctgacttcccgccacctgcctggcacatagcccaatgctaggcaggccctgaatgccggtatcagtgtgcgcaggagcaatggcccccctcttcgcaagagggccggatgtatcccatccggacctggactcttgtacatttcgaaggagtccaccgcccattgcagcctgtccagcgttactattcgtgcggctagctcccagtcgggatcgccgcttcctgttcgcttccagtccacttccaggcactctcctggaagctctataatagagtccgggaaatgcgcgcgaaccagatgctcaaggacctctcgcggttctgtgatggtctctccgctttccagcgtgattccacccagccgttgtgaagggccccccgagaagaccctgcgaagcctggagatgcctgaaagcgcctccagttcctcacagtatgtcctccaggtgagctcctttgatcgttttatgagcctcttgtactctctctgcacatttctgtacagagtccagtcttcggccctcttcgatttgtgcgctcggttaccgagcctcctggactggcttctcagcctgtccaactcacggctccaccaaggcactttattacccttcctgcaacgtctagccgggcatgccgtctcgaaagactcagttagggcaacgtggattctttccacctcgtcctctaaccggtcctccctgcagggcctaaCGCGTCCAACCCCGAGCATTTCGTCCAGGTTCCTCtcgaaggagtcccagtcagtggcccttgggtttctgcgcaggcggtcctgctgcggttgggcacagccctctatgctaaatctgatgcgtcgatggtcagagagtgtgtcctcccggtccaccctccagtccctgcatcgcctcgccagccggcgggtgcacatggttacgtcaatgatacattgacagcgagaagtgacgaacgtgggcctcgagcccctgtttaggatctccaggtccacgtctgccataaattccaggagagcagtgcccctgtcattacatctttcactgtcccacaccacgttctgcgcgtttgcgtcacaacctatgatgagtggcaactttctagctctgcagtgattcaccagatcacgcagctcattggtaggtggtggtgtcggcgagtcatgtgggaagtaagccgagcagaaaactatgtcctccgcaccggcctccccccgaagtctcacgacaaccaccaccaagtctctgtggcagaagttggccattcccctggctccgcacgctcttttgacagcaatgcaggccctggggcccaggtcgccctGAGCATAGAAAagctccacctcgcctccagataggccttttaccgagcctccgtgttgccagggctcttgtataaggcatatgtctgtatgctctactgctaggctgcgactcagcagggcagtcgcagccttgcagtgctgcaagttaatctgggagcagtggactagcagaAAGCCTATGCCGTCTCCCTGCCTATTGCCCTCTGCTCCTTCCCCCCTTATCCCCCTGGCCATTGGTGGGCCATTAGGCAGGGTCGCCTGGTGGCGCCCTAACCTGCCCtgagtgggatgagcccggcagggcccagttgagggtcccttgagaccctctcccagttcccgccgcgccccctctcGCCAGAGGCGGCCATCCTCTTCGGCCCTTGGTCCGTCCGCTCAGCGGAGGCCttgcaggggcaagggggtccctctgtaagagaGAGCCTTCCTCGCACTCCTTTCCTCCTCCCTCGCGGGCGCCTTCCCTGGCAGTTACTGGGGCACTCTCCTGTCCACCCGGACCCTTTGGCGCTCCCTCCttccctctcccctcccctgcGGTCTCTGACCCCCCTTGGTCAGCGACCACTTTCCCTGGGCCTGGCTGCGTCTGGGGCGCCTTTCCCCCCGCCGCTCTCCGCTTGGTCTCGTagaaacgagcccggccgaggcagtagaatGGGGCCATCCCCAAACCCTTCAGGGCCTCTAGGGACTTGGGGTCTACTCCCAACACCATGTTGAGCCCCTCCACCCCGCTCCGGCAGTCCCGCACCCTCCACTTGCCTGTGGTGAGGGCCCGGTTCTGCATCCTCAGCCTCTCAAGAGCCATAGCCGCTCccacgggttttcccgggagaaaggccgtAACCCCGATCAGCTTctggagcgcttccttatccaccagtataagggaggccccttccCAGGGTGCCGGGGTGGGCACCACGGTAGTCAACCACTCTCTCGATCGACTGTCCGCgcatgccacccacagcacgccatcgtcaTACCAGTGGCCGTCGAAGCTCGGGAGCTGACCATCTTGGTCAGTCCCGAACAACGCcgccactagcgcctcctgGACTAGGTTGGCCTGTTCCCTTGTCAGGGACAGCTCCggatggccagttggcactacggccaccctgcctccacccttcgccgcctctcTGAAAGAGGTTGCCCCCAGTCCTGCCCCCCGCCCCtgagaatttccaaaaaacaGGCATTATTCTAACGATTGTATTattaaacaaaatattgtaTAATCGCGgaattaatattatattttccattaacCCTTTGGGTACATTTGACGTCTGAGACACGTCATTCACTTGTTTTCCCTAGGAGCGGATGACGTGTCTAAGACGTCAAACCAAAAATTATATCCGTTccacatgaaaatattttctcaaataaATCCGTACCCAAGGGGTTAATGGTATTTTGACTCCCAACATTGtaattctattaattaatattttgaataaatgtatttaataTTAACAGCCTTTGCccctttttaattaatatttgacccgccctctaatattataattaataattagacaAAAGGTCacaaacttaaaactaaaatacaaatttttttttttttaaacattaaattgtattaaaattttttttttttgtttttcctaaGGCTCTGTTGTAATttaaaactaagggaaataaatgaagaagaaaatatttgttttaaaaaattttattttaaaaaacgttaaaattaaaaaatacaaaatttattttaaaattcaaatttaattaagggggtggagggggatctcagtcccactgctccaggGACCAGTCCTCCTCCGTCAGGTCGGACTGGGCGGGCTCCTccccgaagaggatcctcAGGGCGCAGGCATCCTCGACGTCGTATAGGGCGAGCACCTGCTCTTCCTCGGCCTCCAGGCCACGCGCTTCGCGCCTCAGAGCGCGCACCCACCCCGCTCTCGGGGTGTCCGGGCCGACACCCCCCTCTCAACGAGGTCCGCGCtgtaacaaaaaaagaaaaaaaatcacattagtattgtatatatatatataaaaaatcacattagtattatatatatatatatatatatatatatacatatatattatatatatatatatatattatatatatatatatatatatatatatatatatatatatatatatatatatataaaaatcaCATtagtattatatatatatatatatatatatatatatatatatatatatatatataatactaatgtgattttttttctttttttgttacaGCGCGGACCTCGTTTGGAGGGGGGTGTCGGCCCGGACACCCCGAGAGCGGGGTGGGTGCGCGCTCTAAGGCGCGAGGCGCGTGGCCTGGAGGCCGAGGAAGAGCAGGTGCTCGCCCTATACGACGTCGAGGATGCCTGCGCCCTgaggatcctcttcggggAGGAGCCCGCCCAGTCCGACCTGACGGAGGAGGACTGGTCcctggagcagtgggactgAGATCCCCCTCCACCcgcttaattaaatttaaattttaaaataaattttgtattttttacttttaaggttttttaaaataaaattttttaaaacaaatattttcttcttcatttatttcccttagttttaaATTACAACAGAGCCGtaggaaaaaccaaaaaaaaattttaatacaatttaatgtttaaaaaaaaaaaaatttgtattttagttttaagtttgtATAAATTTGAGGCTGATCCAGACCACTGGATCGATCGGACAATATCGGGAGGATTCGGGAAGGAGCTCGCGTGCCAAGGGGGGCTACGCTGACCTCACTTCACTTCGTGTTCATccatcaactaaatcgcatcaaaTATCGTGATCTCATCAGGTTTTTGTATCGTGGCTTTATCGGATTGATTCATCTTTTCTTATATCAATTTTGGTTCATTATCATCGAATATTgtataattatcatcatcattattggaAAGTTATCACGTGTAAATAGTGCACATTTGGGTTAAATTATATTGGATCGCCTTACGGCATAATCAACGTGTTTTTTGTCACCATACCGAGTTGGAACATCATCTCTCCACTTCCGCTTCCACCCCACCCTACCCGGTCAAATTCATCAAATCCCTAACAaaatggtccttcgagccggatctgGAAGTGTTTAAGTGAAGTGGcgattaatttaaaatattaacaTTCAAACTCGGAGAAACGTGGTGACCTCATCGATCGGGAGTGGGGGAAAGCGATCGCAACAGAGGAATGTTGTTTTGATTTCGACGTGCGCTCCAGTTTCGAACAACTGGACAATTTTCATCTCGTAAACACGAATATCACAGTAAGTCGAAATATATTATCAGGGGTTCTCATGAACAGAAGGTCAAATTGGGTTTCTCATCGGCGTGGTTTCACATCTGTGGAAAGCGGTTCTCATCAACCGGGTTTTCCTTCATCGCAAGGCGGTTAGGATCATCGGGAAGTAAACAACGGGGCTCCCTATCAACGAATTTAgttaattcaaaaataaatcaggATTATCATGTCTGACGCGGAGCATAGTCAGAGTGAGGATGATCAGGAGAGCAATGGGGGAAGAACGCCAACCCCTTCAGTCCATCAATCAGATCATGGAGCGACTATGGAGCAGACTCAATTTGAGCTGCTCTTGGCActacaatttcaattaaagGATCGTCTAAGGGATACCCTCACCACGATCGAAGGGTGCACGGTAGATATGGTCACACCGGAACGGCTGAAGGGGAGGGAGAGAATCATTGAGACCCACTATGGAGAGTTCCGATCCAACCATGTGAACATCATCAAGGCATACCCATCACACATGGCCAAATCGGACTACATCACGCTCGACACCTACGGAGAAGTCATGGAGATTTACGAAATTGCGATAGGGGCAATCGCATCGTTACAAGCTCAGATCAGGAAGATCAAGGTCGAGCAAGAGGAAAGCGACAAGGACTATCTATCTAAACTGGATATCAAGGTTTTCGATGGGAAATTTGAGGAGTGGAAGACGTTCGAAGATGTCTTCACTTCAATCGTCAAATCCAGAGCAAAGGTGGGAGCTGTTCAGAAGATGATCAGACTCCAGAACGCACTCAAAGGGGAGCCATACAATATGATCTCGAATCTACAGGTCTCAGCGGAGAACTTCGAGATCGCCTGGAAAAAACTCAAGAGTCATTACGACAATCCTAGGTTAATCATCTCGGCTCATATCCATCACATCTTGGATCTCAAGCCAATCAATGAGAAATCAGCGAAAGGCTTATCAAACTTGGTTCATCAGGTCAATCAAGCCCTGGATGCATTGCAAACTCTTGGTGCTCCGGTGGAACACTGGGACATGATTGTATCAAGAGTAATCAGAAGGGTCATCGATCTGGACACCAAGAAGGCGTGGGAAGTACATCTGGGATCGGAAAGGAATCCCCGTCCTCTCAAGGACTTCCTCGAGTTTTTGGAGGCCAGAGCTCGAGCCTTGGAGAACGTAGAGAGGGAAGATCCGGTGAGGACATCCAAGGTCAACATCTCGGCTAAGAACTCTATCTCGCAGAAGGCCATGGGGAAATCATCAATCTACACCTATCAGGCATCAGGGAACTCATCAAACACCGATAAGTCATCAGGGCAATCATCATCAGGGCCTTCTTGTCGACACTGTGACGGTTCACACTGGCTAGGGTTCAAGTGTGACAAGTTCATGGCTAAGACTCCACTGGAACGCAGGGAATTCATCACCAACAGCGCGTTGTGTTACAATTGCTTTGGTCCTCATCGGGCGGACCTCTGCAAAGACACACGTCATTGCCAGAAATGCAAGGGCCCACATGACACCTTAATCCATGATGGGTCCTTCGAACATCGCCAGGAACTGGAAAGACAGAAGAGTCGACCATCAGTTTCAGCAATCGAGGAAAACCAGGGAGGTCACGGAGCATCCGGATCGAGAGGTTaagtatcatttttattactctATTTTTGCAAATGATACGCCCCTCATCTGGTTGTCTCCATCCCTAGGTtcatcatcaacatcatcatcaCCGAGTTCaacggagacagagagaatttACGACTCTCTCAACTCTTTAGAGATCTCACAGGGGAGTGAATCAACATCAAAGGCATCGGGATCAATTGAGAGTTCAATTGGTCATCTGCAAGTATCAGCAACATCATTAGCGAAATCAGAGACATCGGGGTCGTCCTCTGACATCAAGGTCACACATCAATCATCATCGAATTCAGCGAGTCAACGGGTTGTGCTGTTGGCAACAGCTAAAGCACTTACATCAACATCAACAGGTTCTCATCATACGGTCAGGCTTCTGATTGATCAGGGATCAGAGGTCATATTCATCACTGATCAAATGGTACAACTTCTTCGTCTTCGTCGATCATCATCACATCTCAGAGTCTTTGGAATAGGAGGCCTGGCGTCAGGGTTGACTCGTGGAGCAGTAAAGGTCAAACTTCAATCTCGGTTCAACGATCAACATCAGATCGAAATCACTGCCCACATCCTGGCCAAGCTCACATCAACATTACCATCAATTCACTGCGCAAAGGAAGAGGCAAATCATCTTCAACATCTTCAATTGGCGGATAACAACTATCTTAAACCTGGTCCTATCGACATCATCATCGGAGCTGATCATTATGGTCAAATCATCGGGCATGAGGTTATCAAATCTCCGGATAATCAACTTGTTGCGCAACAAACCATCTTTGGCTGGATAGTTTCTGGGACGGTCTGCTGTACAGACTGCAAGCCGAAGTTTTCTCTAACTGCAGTACGAGAGTCTCCGACTGAGCAGCTGTTGGATCTTCTTAAGAAATTCTGGGTCCAGGAGGAACTTTCATCATCTAAGGAAATTCTTCTCAATCAAGACGATCAGGAGTGTGAATTACACTTCAGGAACACACATTCaagagacagtgagggacggTACGTAGTACGCCTCCCACTCAAAACATCACTATCAGCATTGGGAGAGTCTAGGAGACATGCTCTACAATTGTTAAATAGAACGGCGAAGAAAGTGGCAAATCAAGTGGCAAATCAAGAGTATGGAAAACTCTACAAGGACTTCATCAGGGAATATGAGGATCTGGGACACATGAGACGTGTCTCAGAGGAATCAGAACCATCAGTGAGCTACTATCTGCCTCATCACGGTGTCTTAAGGGAAGACAGCATCACCACAAAACTCAGGGTCGTCTTCAACGGTTCCAGCAAGACAACATCAGGAGTGTCGCTCAATGACATACTTCATGGAGGAGGAAAACTGCAAACGGAAGGCTCAGACGTTCTCATCTGGTTGAGAACTTTTCGATTAATCGTCGGAACGGACATTCTGAAGATGTTCCGTCAAATCAAGGTTCATCAAGAAGACTGGGATCTCCAAAGAATCCTGTGGAAGGATGAGGAGGGGAAAATCATCACATATCAATTGACAACGGTGACGTATGGGCAAACGTGTGCACCATGGTTGGCTCTACGAATTCTTCAACAACTAGTGGAGGACGAGGGACATCAATATCCACTGGCGGCTGTCTCTCTAACCAAAGGGAGATATGTCGATGATATCTATGGGGGAGCTGATTCTGAGGAACAGCTCAAAGAACTCATCAATCAGCTTATCAATCTTTGCATGGCGGGCGGCATGCCACTGCAAAAATGGATCTCGAATCAACAAGGAATCCTACAGGATcttcaattatcaacaaaatcaACATCGGCGGTAGAATTCGAGGACAAGACGGTCAAAGTATTGGGACTGTGCTGGAACCCTGATTCAGACAGCTTCATCTATAAATCAAGGAAGCCATCAACGGAACAAATCAACAAAAGGACAATCCTCTCAGAGATCGCCCAGATTTACGATCCTCTGGGACTCATCGGACCGGTTATCATCAGGGCGAAAATCTTCATCCAAGAGCTGTGGCTTCTGAAAATTGGTTGGGATGATCCACTGCCCTTGAGTCACATCAAACGTTGGAAAGAATTCAGGGAGGAATTCTCAAATCTGGATCAAATATCAATCCCACGGTGGCTTCAAACATCGTCAACTTCAAGCAACATCCAACTTCATGGGTTTGCTGACGTATCGAATCAGGCAATGGGTGCCGCAGTATACATCAGAGTGGACAATCATCAATCTGAGTCATCAGTCATCTTGGTGAGTGCAAAAACCAAGGTCGCACCACTTAAGAAAATGACAATTCCTCGCTTGGAATTGACAGCTGCTGTCATCTTGACCAATCTGGTCATCTACATCACAAAGATGCTGGAGAAAGAGAATCTACAACTCTTTCTTTGGTCTGACTCCACGGTGGCGCTCACATGGATCAATGGACACCCATCAAGGTGGAAGGACTTTGTTCAGAATCGAGTGATCAAAATTCAGAACTCATTACCAGCAGCTGAATGGAAACATATCAGGGGAGTCGAGAACCCAGCAGACTGCGCATCACGGGGATTATCACCACATCAACTTGTAAATCATCAGCTGTGGTGGAATGGTCCATCATGGCTGCAATCATCAATGGAAAACtggccatcatcatcatcaacatcaaCCGAATCTACGGCAGAAGCAGCACTGGAGGAAAGGCCAGTGTCTGCACATCCGGTGGCACTGAATCTGGAGAGACCTGAAGATTTCTTGGAGAGGTTCTCTACACTCGACAGGTTGCTCAGGATCTCGGCGAgagatcctgagtgaagaGATCCGAGTGTAGAgaacatttttatcaacaagacgggaagtttatatagcgttccacatttcttgtgacgtcaaaggaaatcgttggataggattttggatgaggtaggaaggcgAACAGGATAATTGTCCATAATTTTGCAAgacaaattactgaaaaaatggatagtccagaccgggatttgaacccgggaccttccgattatgcatcgggtgctctcccaactgagctatccggctcctagccatttcttcgattcacttttcttgcctatatggagcaccgccgtccttcattcggcaatcatttttatcaacaagacgggaagtttatatagcgttccacatttcttgtgacgtcaaaggaaatcgttggataggattttggatgaggtaggaaggggaacaggataattctccataattttgcaagaaaaattactgaaaaaatggatagtccagaccgggatttgaacccgggaccttccgattatgcatcgggtgcATAATCGGATGCTGAGTTGTTGATGACTCTCAGGAGAGTCAT
The DNA window shown above is from Diachasmimorpha longicaudata isolate KC_UGA_2023 chromosome 7, iyDiaLong2, whole genome shotgun sequence and carries:
- the LOC135164605 gene encoding uncharacterized protein LOC135164605 isoform X2; translated protein: MQATRRERVYLRAANAWLRWEDSESKILNGKNIFPIQDLHNRAAKWLANAEDEAYMRGPRLEGGVGPDTPRAGWVRALRREARGLEAEEEQVLALYDVEDACALRILFGEEPAQSDLTEEDWSLEQWD
- the LOC135164507 gene encoding uncharacterized protein LOC135164507 — protein: MSDAEHSQSEDDQESNGGRTPTPSVHQSDHGATMEQTQFELLLALQFQLKDRLRDTLTTIEGCTVDMVTPERLKGRERIIETHYGEFRSNHVNIIKAYPSHMAKSDYITLDTYGEVMEIYEIAIGAIASLQAQIRKIKVEQEESDKDYLSKLDIKVFDGKFEEWKTFEDVFTSIVKSRAKVGAVQKMIRLQNALKGEPYNMISNLQVSAENFEIAWKKLKSHYDNPRLIISAHIHHILDLKPINEKSAKGLSNLVHQVNQALDALQTLGAPVEHWDMIVSRVIRRVIDLDTKKAWEVHLGSERNPRPLKDFLEFLEARARALENVEREDPVRTSKVNISAKNSISQKAMGKSSIYTYQASGNSSNTDKSSGQSSSGPSCRHCDGSHWLGFKCDKFMAKTPLERREFITNSALCYNCFGPHRADLCKDTRHCQKCKGPHDTLIHDGSFEHRQELERQKSRPSVSAIEENQGGHGASGSRGSSSTSSSPSSTETERIYDSLNSLEISQGSESTSKASGSIESSIGHLQVSATSLAKSETSGSSSDIKVTHQSSSNSASQRVVLLATAKALTSTSTGSHHTVRLLIDQGSEVIFITDQMVQLLRLRRSSSHLRVFGIGGLASGLTRGAVKVKLQSRFNDQHQIEITAHILAKLTSTLPSIHCAKEEANHLQHLQLADNNYLKPGPIDIIIGADHYGQIIGHEVIKSPDNQLVAQQTIFGWIVSGTVCCTDCKPKFSLTAVRESPTEQLLDLLKKFWVQEELSSSKEILLNQDDQECELHFRNTHSRDSEGRYVVRLPLKTSLSALGESRRHALQLLNRTAKKVANQVANQEYGKLYKDFIREYEDLGHMRRVSEESEPSVSYYLPHHGVLREDSITTKLRVVFNGSSKTTSGVSLNDILHGGGKLQTEGSDVLIWLRTFRLIVGTDILKMFRQIKVHQEDWDLQRILWKDEEGKIITYQLTTVTYGQTCAPWLALRILQQLVEDEGHQYPLAAVSLTKGRYVDDIYGGADSEEQLKELINQLINLCMAGGMPLQKWISNQQGILQDLQLSTKSTSAVEFEDKTVKVLGLCWNPDSDSFIYKSRKPSTEQINKRTILSEIAQIYDPLGLIGPVIIRAKIFIQELWLLKIGWDDPLPLSHIKRWKEFREEFSNLDQISIPRWLQTSSTSSNIQLHGFADVSNQAMGAAVYIRVDNHQSESSVILVSAKTKVAPLKKMTIPRLELTAAVILTNLVIYITKMLEKENLQLFLWSDSTVALTWINGHPSRWKDFVQNRVIKIQNSLPAAEWKHIRGVENPADCASRGLSPHQLVNHQLWWNGPSWLQSSMENWPSSSSTSTESTAEAALEERPVSAHPVALNLERPEDFLERFSTLDRLLRISARDPE